Genomic window (Methanobacterium sp. Maddingley MBC34):
TGGCTGCTGAACTTCCCTTGTCCCAGCTACTCACAGAAACTGACAGCCCCTATCTTTCACCATTTAAAGGGCAGAGGAATGAACCTGCTTTTGTGGAAGAAACTGTTAAAACCATTGCAAAAGTCAAATCAATCTCAGCAGAAGAAGTTGCCAATGTAACTGATGCCAATGCCCGGGAGATATTTGGTTTTTAATGGTAGAAATGTTTTGATAGTAAAATAATGGATTCTGATTACATTCAAAATAAAAATCTGATAACCTCAAAATAAAATAAAATAAAATATGAATTGGGTTATTGGACCTATTTGTTATTTTTCAAAATCTTCATTCCGTTCCTGGAAAATCTCTTTAGCTGCTGTTAAACCATTAATTGCGGCCGGAAAACCAGCATAAACAGCCATCTGGATTATGACTTCGATTATCTCACGGGGAGTGCAGCCTACATTTAAAGCACCGTGGATGTGACTTTTAAGCTCTGACTGGGCATTTCCAAGGGTGGTGATGGAGGCAACAGTAATCAGTTCCCGTGTCTTGAGATCCAAACCTGGCCGGGAATAGATGTCCCCATAGGGGAATTCAGCAATGTAACGTGCCATATCTGGAGCCACATCATTTAAAAGCTTTTCCAGGTTCCTGTAAGAATCCGGATTCATTTTTTTCAAATTTTCCATGCCTTTCTGGTATCTATCTTCGCTCATGATCACACTTACCTTTAGTACATTGTTTTCATAGGGTTTTAGGGTGTATTATATTTTAAAATAATTTAAGATAACCTCTTTTTAAAGTATACATAGGAGTATACATTTAATATCTACGCTTCCCTAATAATTTAGTTATAGTGTACTCATTTAGTTATAGTGTACCTAAAAATGACGTTAATAGATAAACCTCAAATTAAGATGGTGGTTAATGTGAAGAAGTTACTCGTAAGTTTTTTAGTAGTATTGGCAGTGCTTTTAATGTTCCAGCCGGTTATAGCTGCAGAAGAGTCCAGTCTTGGTGATGTAAAAAACAGTGCAGATCAGGCACTCCAGAACGCCAGTAAAGCAACCAATGACACAGCACAGGAAGTTCAAAAAACCCTGGATCCAATACAGGATATTCTTAACACAATCAGCTCAATTATACAGCAAATACAGCAGATTTTCCAGGACATATCCTACATAATGGGTGGTGGCAATCAGTAAGCTCTAATACTTTAAATATTTTTTATTTTTTATATTGGAATTATTCATGGGAATTTATTTCAAAAGATTTATGCGAATTTATTTCAATATTGGAATTTATTTCAATAAACTAAAACATGGGAGGGCTTATCATAAAACCTAAAGTGACACTCAATGCAGCCATGACCCTGGATGGAAAGATCGCCACCAGAACGGGTAGTTCTGAAATTTCAGGCCCTGACGATCTTTTAAGGGTCCACAGGCTCCGGAGGGAGATGGATGCCATAATGGTGGGGATAAACACCGTCCTGGCAGACGATCCAAGGCTCACAGTACACAAAATCTCTGCAAACCCCAAAGATAACCCTGTGAGAATTGTGGTAGATAGTAAAGCCCGCACACCTCCAGAATACAGGATCCTCAACTTGGAAGCCCCCACCATCATCGCAGTTTCCAATGAAGCTCCCCTGGAGAAAATAATGGCTCTTGAAGCGAAGGGTAAAGCTGAAGTGGTTATTTGTGGGGATAAACAGGTTGATTTAAACTGTTTGATGGACCAACTTGGAAATAAAGGGATTAAAACATTAATGCTGGAGGGAGGTTCCACTTTGAATTATTCCATGCTCAAGGAAGGCCTGGTAAGTGAAGTAAAAGTGTGCATAGCCCCTATGATAGCTGGAGGGGCCATGTCTAAAACTCTGGTAGATGGAGATGGAGTGGATTATATGAAAGATGCCTTTCGTTTAAAGTTTAAAAAGAGTTATAATCTTGGAGAAGACCTCATTGTTGAGTATGATGTTTTATAAAACGATTTTAGGATTTTTATATAAATTTTTAGGGAGATTATTTGCATTATATTTTTGATTTATGAAAATCTGGTTTTTAAAAAAATTTTAAATAAAAAAATATCTAATTTCAAGGGGAAAAAAGTTTAATTGGGGAATAATATTATCCGACGGATTTAAATACCCTCTTTTTATTACAGTATACCCTTTTTCTGGAGTATGTTCAGAGGGTTATCCCTTAAAACCTTTTTAATTTCTTTTTCAGGCAGACCTGCTCCTAATGCTATTTTTTTGGCCATTTCACAGTTTACCAGGTCTCCTGGTGCATGGGTGTCAGTGTCCACCACCAGATTGGCACCTACTTCCAGGGCCACCTGAACCACATGTCCATTACCCAGACTATGACCTCTCCTGGCACTTATCTCCAGGGCTATATCATTTTCTTTAGCTACACGTGCTTCTTCATGGGTTATAAGGCCAGGATGTGCTAACACATCAACATCAGGGCAGTTAACCGCACTCCAATTGGTTCCTTCAATCACTGGTTCCACCAGTGTCTCACCGTGCACCACAATTACCTCAGCTCCCATTTCTTTGGCCTTCTTGGCCAGTTTGGGGATTATTTCAGAGGGTGCATGGGTTATTTCTGCTCCAGGGACTATTTCAATGTCCCAATTAGCCCTGATGTCTAAAACTGCGTTAATCACCCGACCAACACAGTCCAAATTGGTTGCATCCACATGGTCGGTGATTGCCACTGCCTGATGACCTAAAACACATGCTCGACGTGCTATTTCAGATGGTAGGAGTTCACCATCACTGAATATACTATGGGTATGTAAGTCGATTCGTTTTCCCATACCTGTTTTCTCCTGGTTTTACTATATTATCTAATTACAATACAATGTAATCTTTAATACAATCATCCTTAATTTATATCCTTTATTTTTCTAAATTCCTTGTTAAAATACCTTTATTTTAGATAATTTCTAACTAGGCATCTCTATTTTGAATAAAGTTAGCAGGGATTAAATTATGGGGAATTAAATTACCTTTATTATTTATTTATCAGAGGATATAATAAATGTGGTGATAAATTGCAATCGTTAGTCTTCGCCCCCTCTCACATAACCGGTTTTTTCGAGATTATCGACCACCCTAACCCTCTAATTAAGGGATCCCGTGGAGCAGGAGTTGTTCTGGACCAGGGAGTCCTAACTACGGTGGATGTATGTGAAGGAAATGGTGAGATCATTATTAAAACCAATGGAAAAACCAATGACCAAAACTCTCCACTGGAGAGTTCAGTAACTTATAAAAGCCTGAATTTACTTAAAAATCAGTTTTCCGAAGATATAAAATGGAATGAATTAGAAATAAGCATAGATCATCAGATCAACGTGCCTATTGAATCTGGATTTGGAGCATCTGCGGGATTTGCACTGGGCACATCCATAGGACTTTCAAAACTCCTTAAACTACCTTTAACATTTAACCAGGCTGCTGCAATTGCCCATAATGCAGAAGTAGACCTTAAAACAGGGCTGGGTGATGTTATGGGCTCGGTGGTTGGTGGGTTCCCAATTAGAATTGAACCCGGTGCCCCTGGATATGGAAAGGCAGATAAACTTCTTGATGGTCAGAATGACAGTAATAATGATGAGGAAGGACTATTTGTAATATCAAAAAGTTTAGGAACCATTGAAACCGCATCTATACTGACTGATCCAGATATGGCGCGTAAATTGAGCAGTATAGCCCGAGAACTGCTTCACAAATTACTCCTTAAACCCCAGGTTACACATTTCATGGATCTATCCCTTGAATTTGCCCAAAAAACAGGCCTCATTGACCCGGAAGTAATGGAGATTGTGGATGTCCTGAAAGATGAAACCCTGGGTGCATCCATGGCCATGCTTGGAAAAACAGCATTTGCTATATCTGATACTCCTGATTCCAGTGTGGAGGGATCAATGGTTGCCAGGGTTGACCACTGTGGTTGTAGGATCGTTTAAAAAGAGAGGTTGTGTTTGTGGATCATTTAAAAAGATAATATGGTTATAGGATTCTTTAAAAGAGAGGTTGTGTTTGTGGATCATTTAAAAAAGAGAATATGCTTATAGTATTCTTTAGAAAAGAGATTAAGATGAGTATTTGTGTGGTTGGGTGGTTTTTTAGTAAATTTATCTTTTTTCAGGTCAGAACATCTTCAATGATGTAGTTGATCCCTTCTTCATCCATTCTATTGGTTAAAGTTCTGGTCATCTTACCCACTGCAAATACCATCACGTTCACGCCCCTGTTAGCAGCGGCAACAGCTGCCTGGGGTGTGGCGAATTCAAAATCTGGTTTGATATCCAGTTTATCCACCATGGATCTGGAGACAGTTCCCATGATGCCCACTCGCTGGGTGCGACCATCATATTTCTTCAGAAGTTCCTGGATACGGTTAAGATCACAGGCACGGGTACCACCCTGATTGATGGTAGGGAGTTTGATAATAACTATAAATCCAGGTTCAAGTTCGATTGTCCCACCTAAACTCACCAGGGCTACATCTTCACCCTTTTTAGCATCATGAAGTACTTCAGCATGGGCTGGAGTCTTTTCTTTACCGGCATATAATGTTCCTTCTTCCATTTTGAGCCACACTGCTTCCCCTTCCTTCAAGTTTTCACGAGCAATGGCTGGCCACACAGATTTATAAGTATTCATGGTGTCAATTACCTGATCTGCATATTTACGGAGATCATTAGCACCTGTTTTGACTTTTTCAATTCCACGCTTGGTGATTTTGTAACGTGCCTGACCACTGCCAGTTTCAACCCATCCTTCATCCACCAGAGTCTTCAAATTCTCTGAAACTGCCTGGACTGTGATACCCAACTGGTCAGCAATGTCCTTTTGACGTAGATGGGGCTGGCCTTTAGCAATCTCAGCCAGGATCTGAAACTTGGTGAGTTCTCCCTTTTTCTTGAAAACTTTCATATGATGTACCCCTTTAAGATTTTAAACATCTATTTTAAACATCTAAGAGTTTTTAAACTATTTAATAACCTTTGTATATTATAATAACCTTGTATGTAAATTTCTTTTTTTTTAATGAATTTTATTAAACTTATTTTTCAATTGATTTTGTTCCAGTGGAGTTTTGAAGTTTTCCAAATGGAATTGGAATGATTACACTCACAGGACACCAATCAGAGATTCGTTAAAGAGTTTCAGGAATTGCTCCTGTTTATCCCCCGGGATGTAGGCACCGCAGGCCACAGAGTGACCACCACCACTGCCCCCTACCTTTGCTGCCACCTTACTTATAATGTGACCGAAATGAATCCCATCAAAGGCTAAAAGTCGTGAACAACGCAGAGAAACTTTCAAACCATCGTTTTCATCGTTAACATGGGTGAAACCAATCATTGGTTTTCTCCAATCACCGTAGCTGAGGATCATGCCTGCTATAGTCCCGATAACTTCACTTTTTATTTCATTACCTTGGAAGTACTGCAGGTTCTTCATACTTTTAATTCGGTCCTCTTCCTGAACCCAGTTCATCTTCTGGGCCAGGTATTGGCGGTGTTCTTTACTTAACATTTCCATATCATCCAGAGCCATGCTTCTATCTCCTTTAAGGACCTTTAGAGCTATTTCTGGATTGTTATGTCGGCTGCAGGCGTTGATGGCTGTTGAAAATTCACTGGCATCGCGGAGGGGTGAGTACTCCTTTTCGTCCAGGAATTCATAGGCATCCCCTGCCACCAGACGGGGAATGTACTTAACATAACGGGGTGGTACTTCCCGGCTCATCATCCTCACCAATTCATTGAATATCCTGCCCTTCTCTTCCCTGCTTAAATCGTAAAGTGTACGCTGTTTTCTACCATTTTTAAGGGGTATGTCCAGATTTTTTAGAAACTCCATAGCTTCATTGCGATTGTTGGTGATAGGAAGTTTCACATCACCAAAGTAGGATAAAGCCACAAATAATGGTC
Coding sequences:
- a CDS encoding putative protein, gamma-carboxymuconolactone decarboxylase subunit like protein (PFAM: Carboxymuconolactone decarboxylase family) produces the protein MSEDRYQKGMENLKKMNPDSYRNLEKLLNDVAPDMARYIAEFPYGDIYSRPGLDLKTRELITVASITTLGNAQSELKSHIHGALNVGCTPREIIEVIIQMAVYAGFPAAINGLTAAKEIFQERNEDFEK
- a CDS encoding 2,5-diamino-6-hydroxy-4-(5-phosphoribosylamino)pyrimidine 1'-reductase (PFAM: RibD C-terminal domain~TIGRFAM: riboflavin-specific deaminase C-terminal domain; 2,5-diamino-6-hydroxy-4-(5-phosphoribosylamino)pyrimidine 1'-reductase, archaeal), coding for MGGLIIKPKVTLNAAMTLDGKIATRTGSSEISGPDDLLRVHRLRREMDAIMVGINTVLADDPRLTVHKISANPKDNPVRIVVDSKARTPPEYRILNLEAPTIIAVSNEAPLEKIMALEAKGKAEVVICGDKQVDLNCLMDQLGNKGIKTLMLEGGSTLNYSMLKEGLVSEVKVCIAPMIAGGAMSKTLVDGDGVDYMKDAFRLKFKKSYNLGEDLIVEYDVL
- a CDS encoding PHP family phosphohydrolase, histidinol phosphatase (PFAM: PHP domain), with the translated sequence MGKRIDLHTHSIFSDGELLPSEIARRACVLGHQAVAITDHVDATNLDCVGRVINAVLDIRANWDIEIVPGAEITHAPSEIIPKLAKKAKEMGAEVIVVHGETLVEPVIEGTNWSAVNCPDVDVLAHPGLITHEEARVAKENDIALEISARRGHSLGNGHVVQVALEVGANLVVDTDTHAPGDLVNCEMAKKIALGAGLPEKEIKKVLRDNPLNILQKKGIL
- a CDS encoding putative kinase, sugar kinase superfamily (PFAM: GHMP kinases N terminal domain) — protein: MQSLVFAPSHITGFFEIIDHPNPLIKGSRGAGVVLDQGVLTTVDVCEGNGEIIIKTNGKTNDQNSPLESSVTYKSLNLLKNQFSEDIKWNELEISIDHQINVPIESGFGASAGFALGTSIGLSKLLKLPLTFNQAAAIAHNAEVDLKTGLGDVMGSVVGGFPIRIEPGAPGYGKADKLLDGQNDSNNDEEGLFVISKSLGTIETASILTDPDMARKLSSIARELLHKLLLKPQVTHFMDLSLEFAQKTGLIDPEVMEIVDVLKDETLGASMAMLGKTAFAISDTPDSSVEGSMVARVDHCGCRIV
- a CDS encoding putative transcriptional regulator, which produces MKVFKKKGELTKFQILAEIAKGQPHLRQKDIADQLGITVQAVSENLKTLVDEGWVETGSGQARYKITKRGIEKVKTGANDLRKYADQVIDTMNTYKSVWPAIARENLKEGEAVWLKMEEGTLYAGKEKTPAHAEVLHDAKKGEDVALVSLGGTIELEPGFIVIIKLPTINQGGTRACDLNRIQELLKKYDGRTQRVGIMGTVSRSMVDKLDIKPDFEFATPQAAVAAANRGVNVMVFAVGKMTRTLTNRMDEEGINYIIEDVLT
- a CDS encoding single-stranded DNA-specific exonuclease (PFAM: DHH family; DHHA1 domain), with the protein product MAVNITEMDKSLAKANEMVKKAEDVKIYSHIDCDGISSGAILSSTLDRLGLDHEIEFITLDRIPELEKENELTIFSDLGSGQNLDKFNTSGSKVLILDHHPPVRKISSSGNGFLEINPNYYGIDGSYQVSGGGMCYLLAKTFGFLDLSWIGVLSAVGDMQNSLSGKLVGINEGILNDGVRKGMVGSFNDLAIYGRQTRPLFVALSYFGDVKLPITNNRNEAMEFLKNLDIPLKNGRKQRTLYDLSREEKGRIFNELVRMMSREVPPRYVKYIPRLVAGDAYEFLDEKEYSPLRDASEFSTAINACSRHNNPEIALKVLKGDRSMALDDMEMLSKEHRQYLAQKMNWVQEEDRIKSMKNLQYFQGNEIKSEVIGTIAGMILSYGDWRKPMIGFTHVNDENDGLKVSLRCSRLLAFDGIHFGHIISKVAAKVGGSGGGHSVACGAYIPGDKQEQFLKLFNESLIGVL